The Gordonibacter urolithinfaciens genome contains a region encoding:
- a CDS encoding SLC13 family permease, with protein sequence MGEKGRSAKRSQALAGGSAARRVACVAVAVALIAAAWFGPTPEGLSEAGKMSLALMVAGIFLWVTEPVPVAISGLVMMVLMPAFGVLEFNGGVWSGFISSVIFFILASFGITAALLKTKLPTKIVFALMRLTKGNARATVGAFMVSAAVLSFFISDLPCTALFAGIAVSSILKIEGCEPGKSNLGRALMIGITYASVVGGQSIPSGSAMNIMAMNVLAANTGIEISFLDWTAICMPIALVLLVACWLSVTLVFRPEPISAATMACIEEKGRAVGRLEALDWKVLGVMGVTFALWIASNWTGWDATAIAVLCLVLFFLPGLDVLTWREYTASVSWNIVLLIGCVQSLSGGVKEQGAASWLFGSTVGKLAVSGTAIVGATAALLPLLRLVIPVGPAFIAICLIPLASLSAAFGVSPVVFTVIVAVNASTTFLMGVDSNNMLSFRYGYWKMTDFFKAGVLPTLAMMALHATVLAPLVAAVGY encoded by the coding sequence ATGGGCGAAAAGGGACGGAGCGCGAAACGAAGCCAGGCGCTGGCAGGCGGTTCGGCGGCCAGGAGGGTCGCCTGCGTGGCGGTGGCGGTGGCGTTGATCGCGGCCGCATGGTTCGGGCCCACGCCGGAGGGGCTCTCCGAGGCGGGGAAGATGTCGCTGGCGCTCATGGTGGCGGGCATCTTCCTGTGGGTGACGGAGCCGGTGCCCGTGGCCATCTCGGGCCTCGTCATGATGGTGCTCATGCCCGCCTTCGGCGTGCTGGAATTCAACGGGGGCGTGTGGAGCGGGTTCATCAGCAGCGTGATCTTCTTCATCCTGGCGTCGTTCGGTATCACGGCGGCGCTGCTCAAGACGAAGCTGCCCACGAAGATCGTGTTCGCGCTCATGCGCCTGACGAAGGGCAACGCGCGGGCCACCGTGGGCGCGTTCATGGTGTCGGCCGCCGTGCTGTCGTTCTTCATCTCCGACCTGCCTTGCACGGCGCTGTTCGCGGGTATTGCGGTATCGAGCATTCTCAAGATCGAGGGGTGCGAGCCCGGCAAGTCCAACCTGGGGCGGGCGCTCATGATAGGCATCACGTACGCGTCGGTGGTGGGCGGGCAGTCCATCCCGTCGGGCAGCGCCATGAACATCATGGCCATGAACGTGCTGGCCGCCAACACCGGCATAGAGATATCGTTCCTGGACTGGACGGCCATCTGCATGCCCATCGCGCTCGTGCTGCTGGTTGCGTGCTGGCTGTCGGTGACGCTCGTGTTCCGCCCGGAGCCCATCTCGGCGGCCACCATGGCCTGCATCGAGGAGAAGGGGCGCGCCGTGGGCAGGCTGGAGGCGCTTGACTGGAAGGTGCTCGGCGTCATGGGCGTGACGTTCGCGCTGTGGATCGCGAGCAACTGGACGGGCTGGGATGCCACGGCCATCGCGGTGCTGTGCCTGGTGCTGTTCTTCCTGCCGGGGCTCGACGTGCTCACGTGGCGCGAGTACACGGCGTCGGTGTCGTGGAACATCGTGCTGCTCATCGGCTGCGTGCAGTCGCTGTCGGGAGGCGTGAAGGAACAGGGGGCGGCCAGTTGGCTCTTTGGCTCCACGGTGGGCAAGCTCGCGGTGAGCGGCACGGCCATCGTGGGCGCCACGGCGGCGCTGCTGCCGCTGCTGCGCCTGGTCATACCCGTGGGACCGGCGTTCATCGCCATCTGTCTCATACCGCTCGCGTCGCTGTCCGCCGCGTTCGGCGTGAGTCCTGTCGTGTTCACGGTCATCGTGGCGGTGAACGCATCCACCACGTTCCTCATGGGCGTGGACAGCAACAACATGTTGTCGTTCCGCTACGGCTACTGGAAGATGACCGACTTCTTCAAGGCGGGCGTGCTGCCCACGCTGGCCATGATGGCGCTGCACGCCACCGTGCTCGCCCCGCTCGTGGCAGCCGTGGGATACTAG